TGATGCCTGTCTCTTATAAGTAACCTGGCCTTGTTTGGATTACTTGTTTATACTAGTCttgcttgtttatttttcttccaTGTATTCTAAATACTCctaagtaccgggtattgtATACAGTCTAAGCTCTGCACTTACCTGATTAGAAACGTCATTAACGGCCAATGGCAAGATGATGTAGAAAACCAAGGGAGCCAGCCAACCGGAAACGAGGAGTAACTCCCTCATCGAGTGGAACTTTTCCAAGGTCGTGATGTAGAGTATCAGTACGCATTGCATGACCTGGTACAAGAAAAGGAACAGCAGGGATCCACCATACACATCCACCAGCTGGCTCTGGGAGAGAAGCAGGATGAAGTCATGGGTTCTTAAGCTTCCTGCTAGGTTGGCAATGGTTAGGGATTCCGTGGCCACCAAGTCCTCTAGCTGGTCTCCTTGGACACGTAGAAGCCCCTGCGTAAGACACACCATTCCACTGTAGCAGGTGAACAGGTAGTTGGCCTGAATGCATCGGATGAAGAATCCCAGCAGGATAACAGCACGGCTAAACTGCAGGCTGGTCAGCCAAATCTTGGAGGCAAAGGCTGCTATCATAAGGATGTAGAAAAGGCAAATGGCCAACCAGGTTCGGTAGATCCTTTGAATTAGATTCTTGGTCCGTGAGTCCAGTTGCCAGAAGAGCTTAATCTGCGAGAGTCGCTGCAGCAGCTTCGATTGCGTGTTTTGGTGGCAGCGGAACCACAGGTTCGCAAAGAGCTGGGTGAGGGAGGTGCTTATGATGACGGCATTGTCGAAAATGTTGCCAGTGCTTGTATCCGTTTCCAGGTAATAGAGGGACTCGGCTAGTGCTGCCACCAGAGCAGACACGAAAACAAACGTCACTAGGAGCTGGGTTCCATACGACAACCATGAGCCACGAAGCCACATTGAATGGGACAAGTCCAAGTCACTGAGGCCGAAATAGCGTTGGTGGCGCAAGAAGCCCAAGAACCTTCGCTTGGCCCTACACATGTTATTAGTCGTGTCTCCAATAGGGAACTAAGTAGCCAGCTGATGACTTTCAGTCAATACtccaattaaattaattggcTGGAACGGTCGCCCTATCTGCTAGTAACTATCTGTAGCTAAAGAAGATCCCTGCAGAAGATAGACAACCAGACTTAAAAAACCCATCATATAGCCCTAAACTATCCATTCCAATAATACTATGTATATGAGGAGTGTGGTTTCCAATAAGCTTACCACTTTATTTCCAAACTGGGAACACATGACCAGCCGACTGACAGcctttaataaattttgacgTCTGCCTGGGACTAtcgtttataaaaaatctATTGAAAATCTATCTATTTTATCTATTGATTacctttaactttttttcagAAAAGTGAGTTGGACTTTCTGGAATGGTCGCCCCTGAACGATAGGAATCTTATGATTGACGAATTGACAACTGACACCTTGTTCTCAGCCATAAATGTTCCGTTTCCCTTTCCGGATTCTAGAGAAATCGGTAAGGTCtccatttaaaaacaaaactgtgATTTTAAGTTAataaaactatatttttttatcagcACGTGGCGCAAGCATTGCGGATTTCATACAGCCAAGTCTGGGCCCCCTGCAACCGAATTTAGATGACATAGACGTTACTTTCTCAGGTCAGTGAGTCTGGGTTTAAAGCTGGGCAAGCTTTACTAAAGGTTGGGGATCTCCTTTTTCAGATCTGATACCTGCTACACGATTGCCCCCTGTTCCAGAGGAGGGCACCGATGCCGAGATGCTCAAGAACGACGACTACTGCCTGTCAGCCATTGTGGGTGCCCCGCACACTCTCTACAGCAGTGACAGAATGATGGACGTGGTTATCAGCAACAACAGTGGCGCCGGAGACATCGACGCCAACATGATGGAGCTCAACACGCCCATCAACACGATGGCCTATAATGAGATCGAACAAAGGTTCTCGGTGGCGCGTCAGGAGCAGCAGTCCGCCAACGAGTCCCAGTTTCTGGGGGACTCGGGCTCGTTGTCCGGTCGGATGCACGGCAGCAGTAAGCACTTCGGGGCCATCAACGCGGGTGACAATACCAGCAACAGGTGCGTCATCAACGGCCGGGTGGCTAAGAGCACACAGAGGCCCTTCCGGCGGGAGCCGCACAACTACGACAAGGCCCAGCCCACTCTGCACCAGACGAACCTCTACCAGCAGATGCTGGCCGAGCAGCAGAAgaaccaacagcagcaacatcagtcCCAGATGGGCGGAGGCATTGTGTTGCAGGCAGCTTCCTTCCAGGCAtctcaacaacaacaacaaataaaccagcaacagcaacatttTCCCACTCAGCAGACGAACACGTTCGCCAACCAAAGCTTTCTAAGCGGCTACACAGACAActaccagcaacagcagcagcagcagccgctcAACGTCAAGGTGGAGCCTCTGCAGAACGATATGCTGTCGCTGCACAATGACAGCGGCTATAACTCCATCGGCTACAAACCCTATCCGCAATTCAAGAAGTCTGCCTCGACAGGAACGTTTCTTAATGTCCCCAGGCTgccgcaacagcagcagcagcagcagcaaggaTACTTGCAGCCGGAGTCGCCGCAGATGCAGCAGTCGCTTCCCTTGGGCCTGAGTACGCAACAGTTGTTGCAGCTGTCGCGCCAGCAGCAGACAACTCCCACCcatcagcaacagcaccaATCAGCAGTGGCCTGCTtgttgcagcaacagcagcagcaacatcagcagcagcagcaacaacagcagcagcagcaacatcagcagcagcagcaacaccttCAGACCTCTGTCAGTACAGCCACTTGGGTGTCGCCAAACACCATCTTGCCCAAAGAAATCCATCGCTCCAACAGCTTGCCACTAAATGTGACTCTGAACAAACCGGCCGACGGCAGACAGCTCATCCACGAGCAACCTTTCGCCGTGCCCAAGTATCATGCAAAGGGAAAGACAAGGGTGCGAAGCAACTCGATGCACCAGCAACACACCTCTGTGGTGGCAGCAGCCAGAGCGTGTGGGTCGTCCCTGAGCTCCCACAGCTGCAGCAACTTGCTGGTCGCGGAGCCAATGCAACCGGCCACCAGCGATCCTATGCTTCACAGCACTCTGGCCCAATTGTTGACGTCAAGTGAGTACCTCAAGAGGACTTTCTGTCTTTAAACTGTTATGAAATGTGGCTCCTTTCCAGATTCACGTTTGCAGACAGCCGTAGCGAACAGTTCACAGTCGAATCCAACCTCCGCTAATGCCATAGCCACCACTAGTACCAGCAGCAACATGTCCCCGGCCCTCTATGCTGCAATAACAACGCCGCTGTCGGTGCCAGTGCCAACGCAACAACACTCACCAAAGAAGTCAGCCTCATTGCCCATGGCCATAAATCCGGCGCTGAACAGTCCACCCGGCGCAGCCAAAATGCAGAGCTTCGGCCCATCCATTGGAAGTCTTGGCGGCAGTAGCCTAAGCCTATCGCCGGAGTCACCGTTTCACGACTCCCAGGACTCGCCGCTTTCGCCGTCGGCCAGTCTAAAGTTCCAGCCGAGGGACACTCAGCGGCGGGCGGGCCATATCCACGCTGAGCAGAAGCGGCGTTACAACATTAAGAACGGCTTTGACACCCTGCACGCTCTTATTCCACAACTGCAGCTGAATCCGACCACCAAGCTGAGCAAGGCGGCTATGCTGCAGAAGGGCGCGGACCACATAAAGCAATTGCGACAGGAGCGCAGTGTGCTGAAGGACAAGATCGAGGCACTTCGAATTGAAAGGGATGACCTAAACAACTCCTTAACGTAAGAATATCTCACATAACTCATcctatataataattaaaccTTTCACAATAGGCACCTCCACTCCATCCTGCCGGCAAATGGAGCGCCTGTGACGAGACAGGGATCTGAGCATGTGCGGCAGCTGTACGAGATCTATGTGCGGTACAACACCATGAACGACTGGAAGTTTTGGATTGTGAGTCTAGTATTTTAGCCTATAATTCATCATATTTAATGGAGTTCTTCCCTTTAGTTGGGTCTCATTCTGGAGCCACTGCTTGCCTCGTATACTTCGACGGTTTCAAGTGCCAGTCTGGACGAACTCCGCCGGACTGCCTTCTTGTGGGTGGATCAGCACTGTTCCCTCATTGATCTGCGACCCGGTAAGAGCCATTACTCCTTATAAAAATGAGCAaccatttaattatatatattctttccATTATAGCTGTTACAAATAAATTGAAGTACCTATCGATGCACACAGACATCGTGTCAGAGCCGCCAAGCACCTTGCAAGAAGAGGTTACCAAGGCCTTGCAGAACTCAAGTGGACAGCATCCAAACCTACATGGCTAATACTGTTGATGCTCCTGTCCGTGATAAGAATTTATTcagtcttttttttagaaataaatgctacaaattgtttggtttatttGCTCGCCGAAATTCATTATGAATtcatgtacaaaaaaaaaaaaaatgaatgttAGAAAGATTTTTATACAAGAGATTGGCAGCTGCCATTATTACGCAAAGCAGCAGATAGTGCCTACCATTTTGACATAAGGGTAAAAtaaatacagaattttacaaatttaataaaaaatgtttgtagAATGTTTATCTTTTTCGTGTGGCATCTACCCACTGTAGGTTCCTATAGGCGATAAGTACTATCTATAGGTTGATTACCAAGCTGAGAACCTCCACCGAATGAGCGAGCCAAGGCGTTGCCTCAGTTTGATGTACTCCTCGGATCCGATAGACCATTGTATTCCATTTCCAGAGAGTGAGTAGAATATGAGCGTATTTTTCGTAGTTCTCTGACGTGAAGTGTTTATTAAGTGGAGGAATCCGAATGCAGTTGATGTCTGGCTTTCCTCACGTAATCATGACAACCAACATCATCGCCCTTATTGTGGCTATTGGATTACCCGTTCTGCTGGCCATAAATGGCTGTTGGGTGCTTTTGTTTATTACCGCAATCGTCTGGCTTTGGCAGAAACGCCACTTCAACTTCTGGCGGCGATTGGGAGTCCCATCTATACCACCGACGCCCTTTGTGGGTAATGTGTGGAATTTATTGCGGGGAGGATGCTGTTTTGGGGACCAGTTTAAGGAGATGTACCAAAGCAGGGCTGCTGCCGGACATCCCTACGTGGGGATTCATGTTCTGCACAACCATGCTCTGCTTTTGAGGGATCCAGCCCTCATAAAGCGAATTATGGTGGAGGACTTCTCCAAGTTCTCCAGTCGGTTCGAGACAACCGATCCCATTCACGACACGATGGGTTCACAGAATCTGTTCTTCTGCAAATACGACACTTGGCGGGAGATCCACAAAATATTTGCGCCATTCTTTGCGGTCGGAAAGGTCCGGCAGATGTATGGACTGCTGGAACGCGTTGGCCAGCAATTGGAGGACCATATGGCTGTCGAGCTAGGCGGGAAGCAGTCCATGGAACTGGAAGTCAAGCAGTTGTGTGCCCTCTTCACAACGGATATCATCGCTTCCCTGGCGTTTGGAATAGAAGCCCACAGCTTGCAAAATCCCCAGGCCGAGTTCCGGCAGATGTGCATCGAAGTCAATGATCCCCGGCCAAAAAGGTTAATCCACCTGTTCACGATGTTCTTCTTTCCGCGACTATCCGGTAGAATTCGAACACATCTGTACTCGGATGAGTATGAGAGGTTTATGCGCCAGTCCATGGACTTTATTCTGGCCGAACGCGAAGCCAGTGGGATAAAGCGTCACGATCTGATAGATATATTCCTGCAATTGAAGAGCAGCGAGTCAGCAGACAGCATTATCCATCGTCCGGATTTCTTTGTGGCCCAGGCAGCCTTTCTGCTCCTCGCCGGCTTCGATACTTCCTCCTCCACCATTACCTTTGCCCTGTACGAGCTGGCCAAGCAGCCATCGATTCAAGCTCGGCTGAGGGAGGAGCTCCGAGAGGTCCTGCACTCCGGCCAAGATAGGCAACTAAGCTGCGACATCATCAATGGAATGACATATCTGCGCCAGGTGGTGGATGAAGTACTGCGTATGTATCCGCCCACCGCATTTTTGGATCGGTGTTGCAATGCCCCAGAGGGCTACGACCTCTCTGAATGGAAATGTGGTACCCCTTTCAAATTACGTTCCGGCACACCAGTATATATATCAGTTCTGGGACTTCATCATGATCCCCAGGTAAGATCCAACTAGGACCAAGCTTCTTTACttctttataatatttttagttcTGGCCCAGTCCGGAGATTTTCGATCCTGAACGGTTCGCTCCTGGACAACGACAGCAACATCATCCCATGACATATCTACCCTTTGGAGCCGGCCCAAGGGGCTGCATTGGGACATTGTTGGGCCAGCTGGAGATCAAAGTGGGTCTACTCCACATTCTGAAGAACTTTACTGTCGAACTCTGTGATAGAACTTTGCCGGAAATGCAGTTCGACCCAAAAGCCTTTGTCCTTACAGCAAAAGGCGGAACCTTCCTGCGTTTTGTTGAGAATCGTCTTTGAAGTGGATATAATTTTTTGcttgttattaaaaaaaaaaatacagatagctttaacaaaaaacttttctctTAATTCGATTAACTAAAGTACCAAAGTCAGTACAAACGCATGGTTACAGCTAAACAGGCGTATATTTAATatcctaaaaaatattactcatacgtaTTAGGTATACGTACTGAAAATTTAATAAGTGATCtgttttaaaatgattttaacTTTACTTAATTTTTCCAGTAAAGTAAACCAAGATAACTGGTTGATTTCTATTGGGGTCTTAGCCAtaacttggccaattcttttttcgactttttggaataaatataccaaaattttaaaaggatATTGAAGTACTAATACATAATTGGTATCTTGTTGTCAGGTTGGTTTAAGAAAAACCGAATATTTGGATAAGCACGAGGAACAAGTAACTGAGTTTAGTCCTAATATATAGAATATTCAAGAGAATATTGGATATAATCTAATAACTCTAGAGGATTAAAATTTACTTTgcccaaaatttaaaaaaaagtttgatatttttttaaccaaGGGTTTTTACTTTATTTCAAAGTTGTAGCTTTCatgtacatttttaaaaactaactTAGAAGCAGTTTCGATTTtgtttacaaataaaaatagaaaacttttACACAGATTATGAACATAATTCATAGGGTAATTACTAATTgcgatttattttttcacattcaacacaatgttttaaatgatttttgtgttttccttttttttacatCAAAACATTGAAACTTATACTATTACTGCCATGATATTTGCACGAATTGCTTTAAAGATTTCTAGGCCTTTGAAACGCTAACTAAGAGCTTATTTATATCGAAATAGTGAGGCCGATGAATTAAACTTTTGTGACTGATAACAAAACTATATAAGAGTGTGTACTGTGTGTTGTTTAAAACAAAATGCAAACGTTTTACATGAGATATGAAATAATGCCGAAGATTAGACTATTTTAATGTTGTGTGAATGTTGCATTGTATTTCTCAGAATAACCGACACGAGATCTTCCGATAATTCCGACAAAATACTCCAAGATTATTTTCATTCTATTTTGATTAGTTTGAGGAATATTTTAAGATGTCACGAGACCTTgaattgtttaatttaaattatttttcgaatggaacttttaatttttattttatctacTTATCGTTTTTATGTATGTAATTACTTTGCATATTCTATGCTCAGATTTACAGTGTTTacgttttataatatttaatgggaagttgttcttttttgtttttgtggtgCAACATTCCCAAAAGATCCAGGGCTATTAATAGAGAGCGCATCAATTAGCAATCTTTTTGACTACTGCCAGTTAACAAATCTATAAAACATACACACGTCGTTTATGCACGTCGGAATACAAGCGTATATAACTAGTGGTGTTGACACGACATACATTTATATAGTATTATATATAGCGTATTTGTATTCTCACATCAGTTTGCAAGTTAACGTATTTGCATATCCTAAACTACTGCGATTAGTTCGTTATGGTTTATGCTGTTACTTTCTGAGTTAGTCTtctaatacattttataaaacaGTTCGTAGCCGGCGACACTACTATCTTCTATCCTGCATGACCACTTGCTTCAGAGCTCCCGCTCGGACGCTCGACTTGACCTCGTGACCCCCCAACGAGGCGGTTCCATCACGTGCGATATATAGCTGCAAGCCAGAGGctgtaaataataaaaataaattaatgttATACAATCATAATGGTTCCACACAATCACTCACTTTCTGCTGATTCTTCAAATTGGTCCAGCTTTGTATCACTTAAAATCTCATCTATTAATGAGTTTGGATTGACCCGCGTCTCCTCCACTCTGTCCGAGACCCGGGGCCCGTCCTCCAGCGGCCCTTTCTTGCGCTTCTCGCCGCTGCTTTTCGTGCGATCTAAAGATCCTGTTTCACTTATAACTAAAGAACCGGAACTCGGATTCCtaggaattaaaataaaaaggagaTATATTAGTTTTCTATTCATCACAGAGTTCTCAGGTGCAGTCTTATTTATAAATCATTGGTAACACAGGCTTTAATAAGGCAAGACGATGTTCAAATAAATGCATTCTTTACACAACATGCCTTTGTACGAGTGCCTTATAAACATTATATGGAGTGACGGTGCAGTGACAGTCACATATGAGTGTAATATGAACTCAAAAGTTGAAAACATAAAGCATTATCGCACTCATCATTAATAATTGCAAACAATAATCGACTTACTGGATAATGAATTCAAAATATTGACAATTCTATAGCCCTAAAAGCTatctttttttgaatttaattgtttattattttgggaAAATAATACTCCAACTATGTTCTAATGCGCCAATGAGGAATCTTTGAATCAGTATTTTTTTGATGGACTTATCACTATCATAAAATAATAAcatacttttttaaaacttaagaaAAAACAAGCATAGACTATAACACGACTAGACTTGGAGGATCCCACTTTAGGAGGCACAAGCTCTTTCCAATTTTCTTTCCAAGACAATCCAATATTTGACCTCATAAAGTAGGGATTTCATAGTGTTTATATCTACTGGGAGGTGGTGGATGGTGGAAACAAGAGACACCTTATAGGTTTTGAAAGATCTAATTTCGACAATACTAGGTCTGTGGTAGCACGTGAATGTCTAAACGAAAATTGAGGCAAGAGGTGAACTGTAACTCAACCCACATCAGAGTGATGCTTGGGCGGCGAATGATCTGAGTGGTGGCCAGCGGCGAAAGCGTTGCTCCTGATACGGACATGGTGGTGGCCGAGGCTAGGGCGGACGCCTCGGCGGCAGCTGCAGACGTGGATAGCAAAAGGGACGCGGCCGACGGATTGGAGCGGATGCTGCAGGCGTCCGTAGGACTGGCAGCCAGAGAGCCGATGGCATCGCTCGACATGACATTGCCCAGCCGGGGACTGCTGTCGTGGCCATTGGGTGAACTGGCCGTcatctgttgctgctgctgctgctggtgggtCTGCTGGGAGGCCGAGTCCACAACGCTCTGACCACTCCCGGTGGTGCACTGAAAGATAACTGCTCCGCtgtggctgctgttgctgccgttCGACGAGGAGGCCGAGTGATTCGAATGGATGCTGGCCAGGGTGCCGCAGGGCGAGGAACTGGTGCACCCGGAAGCACCagtctgctgctgcttgttAACGTTGCCACAGTTGTGACCATTGTTGCTGCTATCGAAAAGTCGACGAGGAACTCCACTGAAGCCTCTGCTGGGACGCATCGTtgaattcaaatatttttttagagacGCGGCAGCAAAAATGTATGGCGAGTGCACAAATAAAACAATCTTTAGGATTAGGAAGTCTtacaaaccaacaaaaaaaaaaagtaactgCGGGGATCATAAGCTtatattatatcctagtagaTCACATAACTCTTTATAAGCTAAATTCCAATCACtcgtacatatacatataagatATAATAGATCATTGATTGCAAATAATAATGATTTCATTCATTCTctattgaattgaaaaaagaactAATGAATATATTACAGATGGAGTAGTTCTGCTCTACCTCAGAGACTCGgttaaaataaaaccaaattcaGTTATTAGATTATAACCAATTCTTATTCTATTTCTAGGTCTTTTCGACTGAAGGACGCTGCCACATAACGTACGGATGATAGATCTAGGTTTGTATCTTTTTACAATAGAATGATAGCCCGGTATTGCAGCGATTACAGATTATAATATGTTCTTAGGAGGATAATCTTCTAGTAGATGTCTTAGAGTGGATTTTATAACAAATatgtattaaaatttattaacttttgtTAAAGTAAACTTTTAATGTAAGTAATTCgatatttaattgtttttattgaagGTGAGTCACTCTACTTGCACTTTTGTTAGAAATTGTTGcactatttttgtttattgttacAAAGACCACTGGCACATCGTTAAATACCAATTAGTTGAGTCATTTTCCAGCCGTGTTCCACCTATTTTACAATCTCCTGCTGTCCCAATGCAGATGCTATAGAACTTACTATTAAAACCCATGTACTGTAAccttaattatttataatataaactGTATATAGTTAGTAGCAACTTCAAAAgacaataacaaataaaacgaaaatgaaataaatgatTAACGAAAATCGGGGAGGAAAGTACCATATGGAAACGATAACGATAACGTGGGGATAATGGACCAATACCAAGGACTGGACTATGTCTAGAACTAGGACGGGTCGCATAAACAGCGTTAAGCTAAACATCTAGGAACAGTGTTTAGACGTCTAACATCAAAGAACAAGTAGGAACGATTAACGAGTAACGATTAGCCTTCCGTTTgctaattttattaaatgtatGGCATAGTTATAGGAccttttttgggttttattgcttgaattgaattgaattgttGGGAATGGAAACACGACGCACCTCATTAGTTCGTATGTGGAGTTGGTGGAGTGCGGCCGCATCACGAACGCTTCCTGGGGCGGCAGGGGTGTCGAGGACGTGCCCTGGAGGATGTTGCGCCGGTAGGCCCGCTCGAACGGTGTTCGCGATATAAAGGTTACTGAACTGGCCATGGACTCCACCGGGGAGTCAACAACGTCATAGCTAAGCAGACGATTCACGGTGCTGTGGCCCAGTGCCGATGGCTTCTCCGCCGACTGTATGAGGCGGGGGAAATTCGGTTTTCGCTCTGTCGTTGGGGTCAGGAAGGGATCCGCCTCAATGCGCTCACTGACGATGTCCGGTATGGTGCCCATCGATCGCATCTTCTGGATGGGATAGTGCGGCGTCTGCGGACTATCGCCACCGTCCTGGCCGATGAACTTTGCATTCCCCACCTTGATGTGGTGGTGGCTCTGGTGGCTGACGTGCTTCACAAACAGCTTTCCGGACGAACCGTTCGACGTGGTCGAGTTCTTGCGCAGATTGTGGTGCTGCTGGAAGCGCAGCCGCTCCTCCAGCGACTGCTCGTGCATCCGCTGGAACTCCTCGCGTACAGCCTGCTCGGCGTACTCGTCGAAACACAGGTTGTTCAGAGATTTGATTTTGGGTATTTGGGCGTGCTCGGCCAGCTGCTTGAGGCGCCGCGGCGAGTTACGATCCAGCTCCATCGAGGCCTTGTGGAATTCCATTTCTAGAATGGAGAGATTCTCCATGGACTTGATCTTGGCCACCCGCGGAGTGTGATAGTTCTCCTCGAGGCCCGAGTCGTTGTCCCCCGAGTCTTCGTGCAGAGACTCCTCAGTGTCGCT
This region of Drosophila bipectinata strain 14024-0381.07 chromosome 2L, DbipHiC1v2, whole genome shotgun sequence genomic DNA includes:
- the Mondo gene encoding MLX-interacting protein produces the protein MMLNKYESYQHASQMFPHQEQQQQQQHPLQHQHQHQHPTLAHTFPHLQYGSGNAAGGSTGATESAADLLKAERESIHSGQFMVSHFEAEEAQDDLEDDEEVKMLDPEDPTLDKPGEPANTCRDVQLYVPQTVSQINRMDQECDESSMSMITSHLEIETSLTKLFKCMNLAYSQKLTSPKWNHFKGVRLRWKDKIRLNNVIWRCWHMQFIQKRRTPVCQFASPLDVDIHSNPQTVVLEGKYWKRHSAVIKAEYRKWRKNYRSKATGCLTYDSKSELDFLEWSPLNDRNLMIDELTTDTLFSAINVPFPFPDSREIARGASIADFIQPSLGPLQPNLDDIDVTFSDLIPATRLPPVPEEGTDAEMLKNDDYCLSAIVGAPHTLYSSDRMMDVVISNNSGAGDIDANMMELNTPINTMAYNEIEQRFSVARQEQQSANESQFLGDSGSLSGRMHGSSKHFGAINAGDNTSNRCVINGRVAKSTQRPFRREPHNYDKAQPTLHQTNLYQQMLAEQQKNQQQQHQSQMGGGIVLQAASFQASQQQQQINQQQQHFPTQQTNTFANQSFLSGYTDNYQQQQQQQPLNVKVEPLQNDMLSLHNDSGYNSIGYKPYPQFKKSASTGTFLNVPRLPQQQQQQQQGYLQPESPQMQQSLPLGLSTQQLLQLSRQQQTTPTHQQQHQSAVACLLQQQQQQHQQQQQQQQQQQHQQQQQHLQTSVSTATWVSPNTILPKEIHRSNSLPLNVTLNKPADGRQLIHEQPFAVPKYHAKGKTRVRSNSMHQQHTSVVAAARACGSSLSSHSCSNLLVAEPMQPATSDPMLHSTLAQLLTSNSRLQTAVANSSQSNPTSANAIATTSTSSNMSPALYAAITTPLSVPVPTQQHSPKKSASLPMAINPALNSPPGAAKMQSFGPSIGSLGGSSLSLSPESPFHDSQDSPLSPSASLKFQPRDTQRRAGHIHAEQKRRYNIKNGFDTLHALIPQLQLNPTTKLSKAAMLQKGADHIKQLRQERSVLKDKIEALRIERDDLNNSLTHLHSILPANGAPVTRQGSEHVRQLYEIYVRYNTMNDWKFWILGLILEPLLASYTSTVSSASLDELRRTAFLWVDQHCSLIDLRPAVTNKLKYLSMHTDIVSEPPSTLQEEVTKALQNSSGQHPNLHG
- the LOC108126890 gene encoding serine-rich adhesin for platelets isoform X8, with translation MTLLGPSAPGMAFMMKKKKYKFNVEVQLQDLVEVALVNEVLFAKIRLLDGGSFQEYSSREEVRNHRVEWNRSFEFPCKMSANASTGVLDPCHLRISIRKEMKGGRSYYKLGFIDLNLAEFAGAGLTSRRFLLEGYDLRHRLDNSMLRVSIKMHMLSGDILFKAPTPSLKSKQSKPSMDDITNAATGVGLQTPTASALPTFGAGSGGSAVPLGGSGATLGGVASTQGMQAARTVSNTKEEEIDREFFAAIVTDSGLSESSESAVTLTTDNLQQHASASNATTPVSQAAPGLGIIGSNNYGTTGAAVGFSGNVVSTANLMEIGHSRNSSNTSQMSKGSGYSSFSHSQHSRQSSEGDSGHASRFRKSVSLLNRLNQKALNAMKLNIPHGRHHGPKNPEPQQTRPVVAAPHSHVQTKFTLSTTVEYVSEEQLYATPNSTMAPGDSLAFEEFRTPMGEIAAPQFLPLAGGGGVATPGSTYRSAGSPSHATQYDSGETSDTEESLHEDSGDNDSGLEENYHTPRVAKIKSMENLSILEMEFHKASMELDRNSPRRLKQLAEHAQIPKIKSLNNLCFDEYAEQAVREEFQRMHEQSLEERLRFQQHHNLRKNSTTSNGSSGKLFVKHVSHQSHHHIKVGNAKFIGQDGGDSPQTPHYPIQKMRSMGTIPDIVSERIEADPFLTPTTERKPNFPRLIQSAEKPSALGHSTVNRLLSYDVVDSPVESMASSVTFISRTPFERAYRRNILQGTSSTPLPPQEAFVMRPHSTNSTYELMRGFSGVPRRLFDSSNNGHNCGNVNKQQQTGASGCTSSSPCGTLASIHSNHSASSSNGSNSSHSGAVIFQCTTGSGQSVVDSASQQTHQQQQQQQMTASSPNGHDSSPRLGNVMSSDAIGSLAASPTDACSIRSNPSAASLLLSTSAAAAEASALASATTMSVSGATLSPLATTQIIRRPSITLMNPSSGSLVISETGSLDRTKSSGEKRKKGPLEDGPRVSDRVEETRVNPNSLIDEILSDTKLDQFEESAETSGLQLYIARDGTASLGGHEVKSSVRAGALKQVVMQDRR
- the Cyp6t1 gene encoding probable cytochrome P450 6t1, whose product is MQLMSGFPHVIMTTNIIALIVAIGLPVLLAINGCWVLLFITAIVWLWQKRHFNFWRRLGVPSIPPTPFVGNVWNLLRGGCCFGDQFKEMYQSRAAAGHPYVGIHVLHNHALLLRDPALIKRIMVEDFSKFSSRFETTDPIHDTMGSQNLFFCKYDTWREIHKIFAPFFAVGKVRQMYGLLERVGQQLEDHMAVELGGKQSMELEVKQLCALFTTDIIASLAFGIEAHSLQNPQAEFRQMCIEVNDPRPKRLIHLFTMFFFPRLSGRIRTHLYSDEYERFMRQSMDFILAEREASGIKRHDLIDIFLQLKSSESADSIIHRPDFFVAQAAFLLLAGFDTSSSTITFALYELAKQPSIQARLREELREVLHSGQDRQLSCDIINGMTYLRQVVDEVLRMYPPTAFLDRCCNAPEGYDLSEWKCGTPFKLRSGTPVYISVLGLHHDPQFWPSPEIFDPERFAPGQRQQHHPMTYLPFGAGPRGCIGTLLGQLEIKVGLLHILKNFTVELCDRTLPEMQFDPKAFVLTAKGGTFLRFVENRL